The genomic interval tttcttcaaaaaatcataatttgttTGAATTACTTATTagattttcaataattttagtttgattttttaagatacatgtttataaataaaataaaatttgaaaatattttttttaagaaaagttTAGGTTTTTTTAGGTaaatataatgtttttttttaattaatttaatatttttattatttttttcagaaTGAATAGAActtcataatttttaaaattattttttttttcaataaaagggGACAAAATTTTATATTCCTCAAAGTTCAAGgagtaaatatattattttttaacagtAAAAGAAACATAACTTAGCAGAAgggatataattatataattattatattttatgagaaattttTAACAAACTGTTATTTTGGGAGATAGGATCAGGTAGTGTCATAAATTCAggaagtaaaaataataattattctaTTTCAAATACATAATAACAATCTTGTTAGCATCATGCTTGTTTTACAAGTATACCCTTCtttctcattattttttaaGGGCTTTgatgtattttctttttaataaaaaaaattatatctatatataaaagcACATAAGAGGTGTTGGCAGCATTCTATAAAGTtttctttaatatattattcaactaagtttatttatttatttttttttgtaataatccCACATTATTTAAAGTATAGTAAGACATTACATAtacactaaaaataaatattttttttactattttaatttgtcccaaaatttacttttttttccaTTGACTATTTGATTAAATTAGTCATATCTATttcatgtcaaaaaaaaaaaaaaaattagtcttattttattaattagttatactttttttcttttaaaaaaatcctCTAATCTATAAGCTCTTGCCTAAGtagtagttatttatttttttttaaaaaaaaaaaaaaatctaagtaattttttttaaatgatatgaATTATATTGCTCCAAACAAATCAATTACAACCACATTACAGTTTACACTTTCTCCAAGTGTATCAAACCAAAATTAATCTATAGTACTCACTTTCTCCAAGTGTATCAAACCAAAATTATTCTATAGTACTCACTTTCTCATGTCTAAAATgagaaaatttaaaacaaattgTATTCTTTACATCTACAACAATTTTCCTATCAAGCGGAACTTTTTGGTTCCAAAGAATATCTTTTCTAGCTATCCTAATATTGTATACAACAACATTAAGAATTGAAATATACACCTTCCCGTTTGAATTTTCACTCTTGACACCTTTTGATCCACTTTAAAAGACTTTTAATTCCTGTAGCCAATACCAACCCATGCATCAACAACTTCACTATTCTCTGGCTGTAATTGCACTTGAAGAAGAGATGCTCATGAGATTCAGTTTCACTATAACAAATCATGTAGTAGTTCTCTTTGATACAACCAAATTTCAATAACCGGTCTCTAGTTGGAAGTCTTTCCCACATAGCAAGCCAAGCTATCATTCTATGCTTTGGAGTACTCATTCTACTCCAATCTGTTCCACTTCTTTTCGTGGCTATTTTGATAGAGCTTTTGGGGTAAAGCTTTCCAATAGAAAAATTCTAGTGCATAAAATCAGCAATATCAATTCTATCTTGAATCAAGTTTTTTACCCTCACCACTTGTTTCTAATACCAACTACTTCTTTATGGGACCTCATGATCCCACCAATCATCATTCTTTATATACACTGAGTGCAGCCAACGAACCCAAAGGTTGTATTTTTTCAAGGCCATGTTCCAAACATATCTGCCTATAGCAGCTCGATTCCATTTTTAATGCAATAAAAATCCATTCCACCTGCTGCCTTGCATTGGTACACATGTTCCCACGAAATACAACTCGGGGCCAAATAATCATAGCTACTTTTCCACAAAAAGCTCTACAAATGTGTAGTTAAAATAGACTTGGGAGAATAGAAATTTGAGCCCAATAAATATGAATTAAGATGAGTACCAAATTTATAAGTACACACCTACCTGCTTAAGACATATTTTttgaactctaaattttgattcGCGCAACTATTTTCTCAAGAATACTAGCACAATCAGCTTTTGAAAGATTTTTTGCAAAAATAGCCATACTATAAAACCCGAAGCTCAGTATATATTGAATATCCAAGTTTGTCATCAGCAAAGCAAAGACGAGTAAGTTTTAGATCTTTGCATTGAGGGTGATAGCTGAAATCTAGACGATTGAAAATCTTTGCCAACAATCTTCAAAGGTATTCCAAGCCTATAACAAAGAGAAGAGTTGACATAGAATTTCCTTGGCGAAGACCTCTCTTGGAAGCAAAATAGCCATTCATGAAACCATTGAAAAGAATGAACAATTTAAGAGTATAAATGCAAACCATAACCAATTTAATGAACTTTTGGGGAAACTGAAGAGTGGTGAGCAACTCTTCTATAAATCTCCAATCAAGAGTATAATAAGCTTCTTTTAAGTCCATATTTACCATACAAGATGGAGAGGTATGCTTCCTTCAACAATGTCTCACAATGTCTTGGCCCACTATGATATTATGAGCAATAAACCTACCATGCACAAAATCACCTTAATTTTTGGCAATAATGTGAGGAAGAATATACCTTAACCTATTGCAAATAGCTTTAGTTATAGTTTTATAGACCACGTTGTAGGAAGAGATGGGTCAATCATCATTCATATGATTAGACATTTGCTTTTAGGTATAAGGATAATAGTTGTAGCATTTTCTACCTTCAAAAGCTCACTCAAGTGAAGAACTAATTAGACCGCTTctgaaaaatcaatttaaaccaactttcaattttttttgaaagaaaccaCTACTTAAGCCATCAGGACCTGGCTTTATCCTCCAAAATTGAAAAAAGAGCATTCTTGATTTCTTCCTTAGAATAAGGCCAATTGAGAAATGAAGCTTGAGAGGGAGGTACAACAGGACCCTCCTTAATAGCAGAATTCAGAACCTTCCTCCTATGCTTCATTCTATTACACCAAACAAATTttgataaaaagaaataaaggcCTCTTTAACAGTCGTTGGCTCATCTACCCATGCTCCTTATTCATTAGTTATGGAAAAAAATAGTGTTTTAGGATCTTCTTATTCTTAAACTTCTATGAAGAAGTTTAGAATTCATACCACCATCTTTAAgcgaatcaattttttttttttttttttttttgctttaagAAGGATTGATAAAGTTTATGAGCCTGCATATAGTGCTTCCTAGCCTCAGTTTCTTTTTCTATTAGAGCAAGGTTCAATGGGTAATTATGCACATCTTCTTGAATCTCACGAAGGTTGCTCCAACATACATTGTTCTTGATATCAACATCTCCAAAACCagatttgttaagttctttcaAAACTGGTTTAAgccttttgttgttgttgttgttgtttttttttttttttttgataggtTCCTTCCAGCTCTCTTGaacttttgctttaaaattTGGGTGAGCCTGCCACATATTAAGCAGAAAGGTTTGCCCCCTCATTGTTGACAGGGTAGGCAGTAAGCAACACCAAATAATGATCGAAATCCCCTTCAATGAAGAAGTGAAAAGCAGCAGAAGGATAGCAATCTAACCACTTTTGATTTTCCAGAACCAATCCAACTTTGCAAAAACACGAGCTATCTTGTTTGTTAGTCCAAGTGTAAAAACACCCAAAACTTTTAACATCTAACAAACCACAATCCTCAACACAATTCTTCAATGACCTAAAATTATTAGCCTTTTTACCAGCCCTTATTCTTTCACTCAGATGAAGAATAGCATTAATCTCCCATCAAAACACAAGGTTTTTGATAAAATCGAAGTCTACTCtagacttaaaaaaaaattgaaaaaaatccaATTTATAATTTAGCtagtataaataattttaatttttgttaaataaaaattgtattCCTAATATAAACAAAATGCAAACTCCACAATTGAATAACAAATATAAGAGCTTCAATAAATTTATACATACATACCACTTGCAAATAATGGAAACAACAATCCATACCAAATTGGTAGAGTTTCCACTATTTCTAAAATAAATCCAAATTTAATAAGTAGTTTCCTcattatttgtttttatcatttaatGGTTGTGGGTTTCagttgttttgaagtgtaaaaatgaaaaaacctccttattttattatattttgttaaaaaaaaatgttataattatattatcaaCACATGTTTGAGGTACCAGTTAAGAGTACTCCAAAGATTTGTGAGAGAAATAACaggaccaaaaaaaaataataataaaagatcagCATCATAAATGGAAATCTAAAGTATATATTGAATAAATAAGAACTTATATTAAGTACAAATATTgtattccaaacaacaagaattGTTAGCTCCATGATCCAACTAAAACccaaattagaaaatgaattttgTAAACCTAATAAGAAAGAAGGTTAATATAGAATTTTGTGGCAAATTAAAGAGCGCCTAAAGCAGCAGTTAGAGCAAGAACATCATAGTATTCATCACATGCGTATAAAGCATGATTATGATTATGACTGTCCTTACACCCACACTCCTCTGAGACTGAGCTGTTCTTATTCTCAAATATATGTTCTTCACTCAAAACCTTCACACTGATCTTCACTTTAAGTTTAGCTGGTTTAAGCTCACCACTTGAATGAGCCATGGTCACCCACTTGTCTAACACCATGTTTGGTGACTCACTAACATCTTTCCATGCAATCTCAGCCAgtggcggacccagaatttaaagtgagggggggcgtaaataaatttaaaaagaaaatataaagtgtagttagtgggatttgaacctttaccctctaacctatttaccaactaccttaaccattacaccaaggttactattatgtctataaatatcatcttttaatacaaatatatgttgtaactaattaaaatgcatatacatttttttctcgattttttttttcagggggggcgactgccccccctcgctacaatgtgggtccgcccctgATCTCAGCACTGCCCAACAGTTTTGAACCACTTCTCCCAAGAATTGGCACTCTGTTTCTCCACCTCAGCTCCAAAACCAACTTCTCTTGCTTTATCAATTTGGTGATGTCCACTTTGTTGTCCTCAATCCCAGAGCACTCTAAAGAGAAAGTTTCATTCCAAACGTGGTCCTTTTTGGTGGGGATTTCTTTAGTGTCGATCCCAACTTTTCTTTTGTTGCTTCCAACTGGAAGATAACATCTCACAAACAGGTCACCTCTTGGTTTTGATTCTACACTTTTTGCTTCTACAATTTTCAGCTCTAGACTAAGGGAAGAGTTAATTTGTGGAATGCCCAttatgtttttctttctttctaaatGCAAGGGAGTTTGAGCCTGAGAGAATGAGAAGTGGTTTTGGTTTTTGATGTTGAGTAGTATTGGGTTTAGAggtatatatagtgtatagCATTACTTTTTAGCTAGTGGATATGACATATTTGAAGGATTATATTATAACAAAGCAATCCAAGTGGATATCCCTTCTATTTCCCTAGGCTTTATCTTAGTTGCATTTTTATAATGTTATGTTGAATAAGAAGTGAATCAATGTAAGATTGAGTGGGGGTTGTGGAGGGATTTGATTGATATTAATAAAAGAGTCTCTTAGATTCTCTTAAAAGataatctaaataaaataagtGCCTTTGATTTTGCTGTATACACATGGGATATAAACtgaatcaaaataatataatccGTACTTGCTAAATGCTTAAAGAAAGCTAGTACTGCCCAACATAAATATGAGACATTTTACATTTATTTAAGTAATCAAATAtcgaattttaaaattttaaattaatatataattaagtcgCGCTTCAGCAACATCCTataaatcaattttaaaattatatctttacaaaaaatattaaagttttaatcatcaaatattttgtatttattatatttgttggttttattttattttgttttgttttttttcttaatcagacaacaaaaataaaataaaattaataatcgtcatataacaaaaaataggataattatatatatatattacatgaagaaaatatttaaaacaagtttataatttttgtatttttgattaataatattatatttttttttccaatgatTAGAAACTATTAGCATTACTAATTCTCATTATGTTATTaagattttaatatatatataaaaaaaatcgtcTTACAATATATGACATACATTAGATATGAACAATTAACCCATATAAATTGAAACACTCTTTTATTTTACCAATATTATTCCTCTACACTTCAACTCTAATTTTAATCCCTAATTTTATACATAATAAGATTTTAGTAACACCATTA from Cannabis sativa cultivar Pink pepper isolate KNU-18-1 chromosome 4, ASM2916894v1, whole genome shotgun sequence carries:
- the LOC133037057 gene encoding uncharacterized protein LOC133037057, encoding MGIPQINSSLSLELKIVEAKSVESKPRGDLFVRCYLPVGSNKRKVGIDTKEIPTKKDHVWNETFSLECSGIEDNKVDITKLIKQEKLVLELRWRNRVPILGRSGSKLLGSAEIRGGPTL